GATAACTGCTGATCCgatttttctcctcttcttctctttttccccctcccaaaaaatgCCATTGCAGAAACTAGAAGAAAGATTCAGATTCAACAGACGAGATCTCATTGGATTTGAATTTACAGTGCTTGTAGCTTTGGAGCTGGTCCTCTACCTTCCTGAAAACCAAGTTTTACCTCATTATAGACGTCTCACACAGCAAGCCTGACCAAAGCTACATTCCAGCTGCTCACCAGTGGCTCTGGGGATTAACAGCATTACTGAACATTTTGCTCCTGAATTTGACACTTGCCACTGACCTTCTCTATGTCACAATGTACATCAGATCATGCCTACAGCTAGTTTGAAGACTGCagcatgatttttaaacagtCAAGGTGTACATTAACGATACAGGTACCAAGTCTGTATCAGGAGATGGTACAGAAAGGGTTGTCTTGAACTTTATTTTCCTTTGGACATTAAAGCACAAATGATTCACAAACTAGCTGCCTTTGTGGCTGCTGGTTATTCTGTATTTTCCTTTTCAATTTTACTAGGAAATGGTCAGTTCTTCCCTACAAAGGATGCTACACTATTGTTCGCTTAGATTGTTTCAACCTTTATTTTCTTCCTTGAAACTAAAGGGAGCAACACTTCCATTCAAAGAAATCATAAACTTCAAATAGTGTATCTGAgaattttcttgcatttttacattaataaaatgcatactttatttttttaaagatgtgcctAAAATTGACTGGTCTGGTACCAGTACTTTTTAAGTTACTTATGTTGCATAATAGTGAATCCTGAATTTAAATAGCAATGTATCCTTTACCTGCATTTGCCTTGCATATAGTGAAAACAATTCCAGTATATCTGCACTAATATTACAGAGGGGATTTGTATTCTAGATCTATAGGTAGCAAGTCTGAAACTATTCTAGTTCAACTTCTTTAACTATTAATATGTGaataaaggttttattttaaaaaaggaaagagagatTGTTTGGAAATCTATCGTGAAATATCACTTGTTGAACACGTTCGCTGCAGCAAAGCAGCTTGGAGTTCATTCTTGTAGTTCATTGTTCAATTGGAGATAAGAAATTGACTTACAGGTGAGAGGAAATCACCATATTATCGTTTATAATTTTGATTTATGCTACTGTTTACTATAGTCTGAAACTAAGCACCTTTTTAAACATGACCATGTCTATCATGAGTGATCTTTCTCTGCTCTGTACACAAGTGTTTCAGCCAGTACTGCTATCGCTTCCAAACTAAGCCAATGAAACAAAGTATGTCCAGTTGTTAAATTGCTACTTTTTACTCAGTTCTTCCAAGCATTGTGCCACTGTGATGGGCCTCATGAAACTGGCATTTGTTGCACGTTTGATCAGCCATTCAGTTAGAAGTTAATGTTCAGCAGCACTCTGATGTTTATGCAAGGGTTAAATAACTTCTTCCACTGTTGTCCAGACAGTTGGTTTAAACCATTCTGAAACATGTTGTACCTTTAGCGATACAGTTAGTTGCTCTTGGGTTTTTTCTAAGCAATATTATGATACAAataagtgtttgtgtgtgtttgcaagggacaaaaataatacaaaatttcTCAATGTCCAAGTATTTGTTTGTGACTAACTTAGATCTCTTCCTGAGGTAAAAAGGCTACCTGGTCTCTGATACATGGAGTACTGTAAATTTCAACTCCTTGCGCGTTTGTGGTGGCCACTAAATAAGAACAAACATAAAACTGAAGTCTTGCTATTCAACTACATTTTACCTAAGTCcagtttgacttcagtgaaactgaaGCAAATTTAGTAGAGCCTTTCTTTTTAAGCAGCACTTGAAAGGTATTTTATACGTCTAACTGCAGTAATACTACTCAAGTCCTAAACCTAGTAGCTCTATTTAACAACTTTAGTGCAAGTAAATATGCACCTTCTGGTCAATGCGCAGGACATGAATTTTAGAAAGCTGCTTCTCTGTAAAGTTTAACATGCATGATAATTTCTTAATCTGGGAGAATTTTACAAACTTTTTAAATTGGAAGATAGCTAACATCCAACTTGCCAACTGAATTTATTTTCCAAAAGAGAGGTTAGAAAATTGTCGGTTGTTTGCTAAAGTTCTATACTGAATAATTAGTGCCAGTTTTATAAGTTCTATTTTACTAAAGTATTAGACTAACACTTGTGGGTTGccaacttactttttttttttttttttaaattaatgcagTGCACTCAATTTATAATGGTCCATTATCTGTTACATTATCTTTCTCCAAATCAGTCAATACCTTTTCTTTATCTAAATATTGACAAACTTAATATGGAACTTAAGTgtttggggaagtggtaaatgtAAAACTTCTCTCAGTTTTTGTCCAAAAAATGTAAAATCATTTGTCATGTTACTATAAATGTCTAAAAATGTAGTGCACCAAGACAACTTGTGCTCCTGCTGTTAATTATAGGAGTTAAATTGCTTTAAACTAATATGTAACGGAGAAAAGATGCTCTGACTGAAATGTAAACCTTAAAGTCTAATCCTGCAATCCTTCATCAGACATTGTCTGCAATGGAAGCTGTGCCTGAGTAAGGATGCAGGTTGTTGCTTCAGTGTGTAAATGGGCAAGTTGGGTTTATTCTTCCAGCAAAATGTAGAATTACACCTTCCTAAGATAAAGCATGTGTTCTTCAGAGCAGTGTTTTAAGTAAAGGCTTTACCGTAATAGGTGCTCATTTTAAACCTCAGCTTGTGCACATCCAAAGCTCTGAGCTCTAAAGCCCTAGACATTATGGGTGAAAATTGTATCAGGGGAATGGTCTATTTATATACAGTGTTCACTGTGTGTAAATTTCTATAAGAAATGGAAGGAAACTCTTCTGTAACACCGTAGAAATCTTGTTTCAAGTCTGAAGATGGGTTATTGATCCCAAATTGTCATTTTAACCAACCGTCTACAACTTGTATGTTGGGTACCTTTTTCTGTGACTTATCTGTACAGAAATGATCCTGTTGGCAAAGGCAGtaacgtacgtgtgtgtgtgtgtaatgttttATAGGAGTTAGCATTCTCTACCCTAAATTGGCTTAGAGTCCTATTTCAGTTAAGCCTCATTGTGATATATTTATCTTGTTATAGAAAAGCTGCCACCGTGTGGTAGAAAATTATTACTGCAATGTTATCAATGTCTAAACCAAAATGGGACCCAACATAACATTCTAAGAGAGAGGTTACACTTTTTCATGCAAAAACAAAGActcttttttcctttaaagagaaatgctggtctcttTACATTTGGGTGTGTGGTTTAATTATGTATCACATGTAAATATGGTGCTGCTTAGATTCAGCACAACGAAAAGACTCTTGATAGGAGCTTGTACATTTTTATGTAAACTGTTATAGTTTTGTGTCTTAGTAAATTACAAACAAGAGACTTTAATTTAATTTGTCTAATATTCTTTTGATGAAATTGTGGGATTGAGAAGCTgtgaaataaaatttgttttgataCATATTTTGTAACCAATCAAGTTTGACATACTTTGGCTTGTGTCTGGAAAATATTCCTTTTAAGAACACTCTAGCTGTATGAGCCTTTCCTTTGCCTCCTTCTAAATACCTGGCAGAAAGAGGTAATCCAAGTCAACTTTCAAAAAAAACTATTCTTGATAGTTTCATGTACTACACTTGCCCCTGAATCCTTAACCCATGTTTGTGGGTTTTCAATAAtgccctatttaaaaaaaaaaaaaattactgtgtGACAGGACCACAAACTGGAGAAGCTGACTAAACATACATGGGAACTAGTGCTGTCTAATTTAGTCTTTCAGTTACAGCAATCATAGGAAAATTTCATACTGAAATGTGATTATATGGCAGACTGTTcatttaatatatctttttagcTCTAGGACAGGCTCATTTAACAAGGCAGATACTTActacctcatagactttaaggccagaagggcccatcctGATCattagtccaggggttctcaacctttttctttctgaggccccccagcATCCTGTAAAACTCCACAGCCCCCTTGTGTCACAactatttttctgcatataaaagccagggccagagttagggggtagcaagcatgGCAACTGCCCAGGGGCCGCCATGTAGCTAAGTTGCTCAAGCTTCAGCCTTGGGTggcagagctcagggccctgggcttcagccccagacaatgaggcttcagctttctgccctgggtccccacAAATCTAATGCAGGCCCTGCTTAGTGGACCCCCCGAAGCCTGCTGGCAGCCCCGCAGGGGCCCTGgatccctagttgagaaccactgatctagtctgacctgctcattgcaggccacagaaccttgcccaccctctcctgtaatagacccataatctctggctgagttactgaagtcctcaaattgtgctttaaagacttcaagttacagagaatccaccatttacactaatttcaACCTGCAactgacccatgccccatgcttcagaggaaggcaaaaaaaacctgggtctctgccaatctgaccctggaaaaaattccttcctgatcccaaatattgTGATCACTTAGACCCTGATCATGTGgacaagacccagcagccagacgtgggaaagaattctctgtagcaactcagaACCCTTCATatccagtgtcccatcactggtcattggagatatttgttaTCTGAAAGTACAAACTGGGAGGACTCGGCGTGGAACAGAACACAATggtgccacaggtcactttgaggAGTACAgatgtgctcatgagacagaagtgacaaaggaggaaagaaaaggcACAATAGTCCAGCCAACAACTGTCTgctccaagattacacctgtcacttctgtgggaaaatctgcaagGCATGAATTGGGTTCCTCAGCCACTTAAAACcccaccaatgaacccccttggcaaACATTATCCTCACATGAAGGGATAGCCAAAGACATGCTATTGTAGGCAGCAGTCTCCTCATatcatctcctccataaacttatcaagctcagtcttgaagccagttgaGTTTTTTACCCCTGCTACTCTCCCTGGACAGTTGTTCCAGTTTCCTGTCCATGCCCCTACTATTTAAAGTAAGGACTGctttttacttacacacactGAACTGCTTCCTAAAATATTGCTTGCTCGCTTTCACATGCATATGGCATCTGCAGAGCAACATACTATAGATGCAGTTGTATGTCCATAAGGCAAGACAATTCAAGGCCTCCTCTGTGATATTGTGGCTATCATCCAATTCACCTTTGAATCTGTATTTGGGGCACTGTGTTGTTTGGTTTAGATGTTCTCACTCCAGTCGCATGAAGTGGAacttttgattttccatttgtgcatcaaGTAGCTGCATCTTCCATGGTTTGTTCGGATGCAGTTGAAAGTGGTTCAAAGTTTGCATCGCAGGTTGAAACCAGGAGGGCAGCTTTTTGGGTCAGTAATAAGGTGCTCGTTTGGAATGGTAATCTgctgcattgccagcagatcgagggacgtgatcgttcctctttattcgacattggtgaggcctcatctggagtactgtgtccagttttgggccccacactacaaggatgtggaaaaattggaaagagtccagcagagggcaacaaaaatgattaggggtctggagcgcatgacttatgaggagaggctgagggaactgggattgtttagtctccagaagagaagaatgaggggggatttgatagcagccttcaactacctgaagggggattccaaagaggatggaactcggctgttctcaatggtggcagatgacagaacaaggagcaatggtctcaagttgcagtgggggaggtctaggttggatattaggaaacactatttcactaaggagggtggtgaagcactggaatgcgttacctagggaggtggtggagtctccttccttggaggtttttaaggcccagcttgacaaagccctggctgggatgatttagttgggaattggtcctgctttgagcagggggttggactagatgacctcctgaggtcccttccaaccctgatattctataagtGAGGTCCAGACACTTTACCATTCCCTGGCTGGATCCAGAGACATCAGATGGTCATGGGTGGTCCACAATGGTTTTTGCTATTGCTGTTTGAATCAACTTTTACAGTATCTGGCAGCCTCAAATACTGCTTTTGTCTCATACAGCAAATGAATAAGCTAAATAAAAGGCAGCTATAATTATATACCCACCACTGATAATTTAGAAGGTTAATTTAGTTCCACAGGCCTGGCCTCTGAATTGGAGCAAGCGGCAAGCTGATCGCCAATTGCTAAAACAAGAAACAATCCACAAATGGCTCCAAAGTGAAGTTCTAAATCTAATCAGTTCAAACTAGACACTTGTTTCAATACCTTACTTTTAATAGCAGCTcatatttaaaaagaattaatCCTAAAGTGTCAGGAAGTGAGATTTCTATGCTGCAGCCTTTTCTAGGATCACAGCCCAATCAACCAAAGAAAGTAATCCGCATCCAGATATGCTTCAGCCCAACGGGGGGGCACACAAGTCAGTTTCCTCTAGACTTCTGATGCATTCATTACTATTTGTACAGTGCAGCAGCTGTTCCAAGCTACCCTTTTCCTTCATCCCATATTGGATTTTTGCTTTGATTAAAGCGAATTACAATAGACCATGTTCTCTGAGAAACGTAGGTGTGGGAATTGGACAGACAAGCCAAGGCTCAGAACAGCTACCCCTTCATTTTAATCTTGTTTCTTATCCACTGAGTGAAGTACAAGTGTGAGGACTCCAGGTAAAAGCCAAAAGCTAAGGCATTCATGCTGTCCAGCAAGAAAGCTGAGACACTCTTGTCATTCATATAAATGTGcagcatctcaaagcactttacaaagtatgTTTTACAGATGTAAAGGAAATGAGGGGCAGAAAGTTGTGATTTCACAAGATCGTATGTCAAGTTACTGATGGAAATGGGATTAAAACAAGTGTGCCCAAGTCCCAGTCCTGGGCCATTGGCACTGGACCATGCACCTGACCCAGGCGAATGTCCACCTAaggccttcccccccacccttgttTTCTGTTGCTACCGTGACACAGTTTTTAGCTTAGTTAAAAGGCTGTACCAGTATCAACCTGCTCCCATTAAGACACGGTTCTCCATacgaaaaggggtgggggagcgtTAGGTAAGGGCAAGCAGTCACTAACGTATGGCCGGAGCCacaggggtgctgagcacccgcaaTTCCTACGTCCAGGCTTTCTCCCAATCAcgagggagggcgggagggagaagggggggccGTGGCGGGAGAAGGGGGGGCCGTGGCGGGAGAAGGGGGGGCCGTGGCAGGAGCCCGCCCGTTCAAGCTGGAGTAAATGTCCTTGTACTACAGGGCGTTGCACTACGTTGGCTGTAGACGAACAACCGCCGTTCTGCTCTAGGGCAGCGGTTCTCCACCTGTGGGTGGGGACCCCAACGTGGGCCACACCCCCATGGTAACGGGGTCGCCTGGCTTAGCCTTGCTGGGGGCCggggcccagctggggctgaagcccgcgGGCTCAGGCTTGTCCCCCGCCCCGGGGCCGTGTCGCGGTTTGTTGTTAGGCGGTCGCGGTGCAGGGGCGTGGGAGAGCCCCTGGACTAGGACGGCAACCTGAGGCCAAGGCGCGGAAGAACCTTCCCGATTACCCTCCCCCGCCCGCCAGTGACGTCAAGGACGCTGCCCCGGAAGCGCTCGCGTCTTTCCCCGTCTTTGTTTTATCGCTTCCGGGTGGCGGGTGTCGCCCTTTCCGGTCTGGGCTGGCGGCGAGGTAGGAGGCGAGGGGTGGCCGGGCTGGCGGGGCGCGAGCCGGGACTGGGGGCTGCAGGCCGCGGGGGCTGTTGAGACACCGGGAGGGAGGGTGGGCGGCGGCGCCGCCGGGTTCCCGGCCCcggggggcagtggggcgggCCGGCCTcggcccccttctgcccccctggGCCGGCCTCGGTTCTCCCGCCTTGTCCCACGCGCCGGGCCGGCCGTCAGCGGAGGAAGCCCCGGTTCTTCTCCCTTGGGCCGGGGGGGAGCTTGTCTCCCCGTCCCGATCCCAGCCACGTGCGGGGGGCGGCCAGGCTTTTCCTGCAGCGCTGCGGTGCGCGGGGCCGGGTTTGGGCCCGTTAGTCCCCGGTTTGGGTTTGGGATTTAATGGCTCCAGTCCCAGTTACATCAGAGAATTGGGACCGCGCCGATCACCTAGCCCAGGACGAAGCACACGAGGGTTGAGGGCGAAGCCTTTGTCCTGGGGCCCTGGTGGTTAGATCAGGCGACTATGCCTGCTTGTCTCTAGGACACGCTGCAAAACCTTCCCTTTCGAAAAGGCCTTTCTACCATAAGAATCACACCACGCTGACATGCCCTTATACTCCGAAATCCATCCCCACAAAAACTAGCAAAATCCTCAAAAAACAAAGACTTGACCACAAGCAGAGTTGTGTGTGTTGGAAAAAGGGAGAAATGCCAGAGACTCCATTAAGCTCACAAGGGACTTTGTTATTGCCATTGGTTTTATGCGGAAGGCACAGAGATACTACAGGATAAAATTTAAGATGGATAGACTGAGGTGTGCTTAAGCTGAGCAGGACAACTCTCAGTGGGCTGGGCTGTTAGAACATGTGTCTGAGTACTTGGTTAGTAGGGTCTGACCCTGTGATTTATGTCCCCTTAGGTATCTCCTCTTGCACATCCCTGTGTGGTAACACATAGAAAAATAAGATGCAGAACGACGCTGGGGAATTTGTGGACCTGTATGTGCCTCGTAAATGGTGAGTGCCTTTCCTTGGTGTGCTTGGTGCTATTATATAGGGGCATGGGTCTTTCCAGGCTGACTCAGGTGGTCAGTCTTGTGCAGCCTCCTGCATCCAACAGTGTCCGTATCCCCATAATAAACCTCACTGGTATGTGATGGTGTGTGAAAGGCAGTTCCTGTGTGAGgatcagtttatgccctgaagcatgaaactTGGTAACCAAAGCACCAGTTCACTATATTCTATGAAGGGATTAATTTAGTTGAATTACTACTTCctcttagattccaaggccagaaaggaccgttgcgatcatctaatctgacctgggtaacacaggccataaaacgtctccaaaataattcctttattgaactagatcttttagaaaaacacccactcTTGACTTAAAACTTGTCactgatggagatttcaccatgACAATTGATAAAgtgttccagtggttagttacCTTCACCGTTAAGAGAAAAAAACACAACTTTCACAAAAGCACATAGCGTTAGCAAGTGGCCAGATTGGTGTTGGGAGTCATTTTGTTCCGACCTTCTTCAAGGGGGAACAAAAACTTATAAAATGAACTGCTCATTTGTGAGTATGTGTTTATTTCCTGCAGGAGCAGTTTCGTGAGCTCCTTCTGGGTTCTTAGGAGTTTTTACAATGAACTCATGATTACTCACTGCATCTGGATTCACAATGTTTAGTCTAAAAGTCGCAGTCCTGGGATTAAGATAGGCAAAGAATTAAATAGACATACCAGGAGTTTTTTTTATAAGAAATTCAGATAAACCTGGTAAACCCCTTAAATAAACTATGTGAAGTGCAGGCAAAAATAATTTTGTGTGAGGGTGCTATTGGAAGGGCCAGTTGATTCTACTCAATCACTACCACTGCTCTGTTACTAAATAAGTAGCATTCCTCTCAGACATAGTAGGTAGCTACATTCCAGTTTCTTATAGTTGCTTTCCAGAGCAGATAGGCATGCATATTTCCGGTGTGAGTTATCTTCATTTATGTGCAGTGAACATAGTCTAAAAATAATGAAATAGGCCAACATTAAGATTATTTACTGCCATAGCTAAGTGTAATACTGCCAAATAAGAGCCAGGTTTAAATCCGGTGTCAGGCCTACTTTTAACTGTATGGTCATTGAGCTCTCTGATGCCTTGACTATCACCATCAAACTGCTAGCCCGGCTGTATTCATACTGTGAGTAGGCCTTTAATAGGCTTTGTTCGGTTAGTATAATACCCTCCTTGTATGCTTCTTATTTTAAATTCATATTACCTCTTTCCTCAGCTCTGCTAGCAACCGAATAATCGGTGCTAAGGACCATGCTTCCATTCAAATGAATATTTCTGAGGTAAGTATAACTCATGACAGATGTAGATTTAATTAGAGAGTTGTAACTATTTGTGAAGTTTAGAACCTTCAGTTTCACTAACGTTTATGAAGTGCTCAATATGTCAGCGTGAATGTTGTATTACATCTCCAAATAAGTCTAATACCATCTCAATAGCATTGGATGCAATTTATCTTGGCAGCTTGCTTTGGCAAATCTGCCTTTGTTGTGCTATGTACAGGATTTGTAATTTTTTAATATTCATGGAGGGAATGTGGCTTAGGAGTTAAGGTATGGGACTGATCATTGGAAGTCTTGCAATTTTGTCTCTGCAATTTGCTTACTGTGTGGATTTGGGCAAATTACTTCATCTTTTTTACATCACCATAATATgcacattttttaagtgattttatttcccttttaatgTTAAGAAAAATTCTCTTGCTTACCATATTTCATTATTCAAGGATTGGGGATCagcagaaatgaaaaacaaatcctTGTGCTATTTTACGGGTCGCTGCAGGGTTTAATCTTACACTGCTCAATGTTCTCTTTCTGGGAAACTTCCCTACAACTTGAAAAAGTGAGATCATTTGTGTCCTTTTTCTTGTGCATTTAGCTGCCCGCAGAACAAGACTGCTTCTTCCAAATTTCGATACAGTCCTAAATCCAGACAAGTGCGCTTGtcattaaggcagctaaatccacAAACTTTTAAATTGGACATGTACTTGTGTCCCAAAAGAGACTTCGACTTTATCTTCTACCCAGGCCTTTGTTAATACACCAGTTTGTTATTGGTTAATTGTATTCCTGTTATGTTGTCTGATCCTAAATCCATCAGACTCCATGGTCCTTTTATGTATGTGGAGAAACTAACCTGTCATTTTTAATGTGGACATTTGGCTTAGGTTTTGTGATTCATGATATTCTGACCATAGGACCCATTTCTCTGCAAACAATTTACCTTTTGTCGCTTCTTGTTTGCAAACTTGATATTTTTTAGAGGGTAAAGTATTACAAGAATTGTGTGTTTACCAACATGTCTACTTACTCAAAATGATCTAATTATAATTGTAGGTTGACAAGGTCACAGGCAGAGTCAATGGCCAGTTCAAAACTTATGCCATTTGTGGAGCAATTCGTAGGATGGTAAGAATGTTTTCTTGAAAATTAGGAAATGTGTTTACTCCATCTTAGATTGGTTGGACTGTTTATCCCCATGTGATGCATGTTTGGCCTTTGTGAAAAGTTTGTGATCTCAGTCCAGCTCCCAGTGGACTATTGTGTCTATCACAAAAACCATACCTCTCCTCTGTCACACTATTTGGCAGACTCAGTAGTAAAGGGAACAAAGACAGTGGACCCTATCCAACTtctctttaaatggaaaaactctcctgactttagtgggagtttgTACAGGGCCAGTCCATCATAGAAACACTGCTATTCTTTATCCACAAGTTGTTCTTCCTCCAGAACATATCTGAGGCACACTGTCAGAGGAATGTAAGGATGTTAGTATTGTTGCTTCCTGTGCTACTCTACATGCTCACTGGATAGAGGATTTCTGTTTCTAAAGTTCTCAATCCAGTACCTTTCATGAGACcttaatcagttttaaatgtaaaacaaaaagctAGCTTGTATTCATTCTGTTTAGATTTGAGAGGTGAATTTCATGAACAAATTCCATTACCAAATCAACTTCTCCACTtatttattctgattttttttctggttaaAACATGTATAATTGAATTGCCCAAAAATCTGTAGTAATGAAATCAGTAAAAGAAATAGCTGaagatttatttttgtgtgtgtgtgtgtgtgtgtgtgtgtcaaccaGTATGCCGAGTGACCAATTTCTAGAGCAGTGTTGGATCTGTGGTGTTCATAAGCAACACAAAAATCCAGCTTTTAAGATTTCTTTAAACCAACTCAGTGTGGTGCTTTTTCTGCACTTTCATCAGGGTGCTATGTCTTTGTAATAACAAGATATATCATTGAGCATCAAGTGACATAACGTATGAAGTTAAAAACACTTTCTGGTACTGCAAGATGGCCAAGAATTTGATGAATACTTTTGGAAAAGCTAATTTGCACAAATAGCATTGTATCAACAGATTTATATACATCTCTAAGCCGTTGATGCTTCCAGAAATGTCTTTAggtagctgagcacctcacatctctcattttacatttaaaaatgagaaaCCAGGGATTACAGACTGTGTTTCAGCActccatttttttctatttaaggGTGAATCTGATGATTCTATTCTGCGTCTGGCAAAAAATGATGGGATTGTTTCCAAGTAAGTATGTTTATCtcatctttgcaaaggttatcaATGTGATTTCCTTTCCGGGTTCCAGAGTTTTAGGTCTTGATGAAAACATGTATTGTGGATTTACAGGCTGTTTATGaagttttacaaaaatatttattaaagctGCTGAAACAGATTATGACTTTGTAAcgattttgtttggttttcttttccaGGAATTTCTAACTGAAGATGCTCTCTGATATGGAACATTCTGTTGTAAAATAAACAGCTTGAACATATTTGATGTGCAGTGTTTTATTTTAGTTCAGAACCATAAATGCCAGTGGGTTTTAAAGTTCTCTAAATATCTTCAGATGTTTGTGCAGGAAAGTTACAGAACTGACTAATTCTGAGGACCTAGAGATGAAACCTTTTGATATCCCAATATATAGAACTATGCCTCGTTTGAAAACCTGGATCTGCATTTTTGTTAACTTAAAACTTTCTCATCCAC
This DNA window, taken from Emys orbicularis isolate rEmyOrb1 chromosome 12, rEmyOrb1.hap1, whole genome shotgun sequence, encodes the following:
- the RPS21 gene encoding small ribosomal subunit protein eS21, whose product is MQNDAGEFVDLYVPRKCSASNRIIGAKDHASIQMNISEVDKVTGRVNGQFKTYAICGAIRRMGESDDSILRLAKNDGIVSKNF